One Bacillota bacterium genomic window, CAGTAGGTCTGCGGCAGCACTTGGGCCACGCGCTGCAGAACCCCCGGGAGCACCTCGATGGGGAAAATAGCGCCTGCCAGCAGGTAAAGCGATCCGGATACCGCCTCCGAGTAGAAGGCGGCGTTGCGCGCAGCAAGGAGCAGCACTCCGGCCAGGCCGACGCCCATGAGCGCGGTGGCACCCACGCCCAGGGCCAGCGAAAGGGATCCGGGCAAGACCCAGCCCGCGTTGACGGTCAGCGGCGCGCCCATGGCGAACCGCGCGAACAACAGCACGACCAGGCTGGAGAAGGCGACGATGATGGCCTTGGCCGCCGCGCGGCCGAGCAGGTACCAGATCATGCTGCGGCCGGCGATGTAGATGTACCGGATCGTGGAGTAAAACTCCCGATCCTCGATGACGCACCAGGTCGCGCCCTGCATGATCTGCCCGGTCACCATGAAAAAGGCGTTGCCCACCATCATAGCGGCGAAATAGGGCGTCTGCGCGCTCCTTGCGATGACCAGGTAGATGACGGCCAGGATCAGGCTCTGAGCCAACGGCTTGACGATGGAGTAGCCGAAAAACAGCGACAGGTCCGTCCAGTTGCTCTCCGACATCCACCCAAGCCACAGCCCGCCCCGCACCCCGGCCACCCCGGAACGGTGCTGCTTCACTGCCACCGAAGCGTCAGCCGCCCCTCGCGCCTCGCCAGGCGCTCCATGAAGCCAAGCAGCCGCCATGCGGCCCAGATGAAGAGGCCCGCCAGCAAGGCCAGCAGTCCGATTTCCGCGCGGACCGGGAGAAGCGCCGCGGACTGGTCCGGGCCGTAGAGGCTCTGTCGCATCGCGTCAAGCCCCAGCGTCAGCGGGATGACGGACGCCACCGCTGCAACCCAGAATCCCAGGAAGCGAACCGGGAAGTAAAACCCTGACACCAGGTAGACCGGCTCCTGCAGGAGCTGCGACAGGTGCCACGCCTCCCGCCCGTGGAGCAGGTAAAGCGAAGCCATGGCCATGCCAAGCCCATAAAGGGCCACCAGACTGACCACGAAGCCCACGAGGAGCCCCGCGGGGTCCGAGACGACGAGCGGCACCCGAAACCACAGCACGGCCGCCGCCACGATGGTCGCCGCGCGGATGGTGGTCATGAAAAGCCCGCCTGTCGCCATGCCGGCCAGGATCACCATGAGGGGCACGGGCGCCGTGATGTACGCCTCCAGGTTGCCGCTCTGCTTCTCCCAGAAAAGCTGACTGGCCATGTTCCACAGGACGTTGAGCCAGAACGCCATCATGGCCCCGCCGATGGTGACGAACCCCACGTACGCCTCGGGGGCGTTGAGGGCTCGATAAACGTAGACGTAGGCGGCCGTTGCCAGCACCGGGAGGCCCACGTCAAACAGAACCCACGACGGGTCCCGGTTGGCCGCCACCACCCGCACGTACGCTCGAGCCCAGAACGCGCGCCAATAGCGCGCCGCAAGAGCCCCTCGAGCTGCCGCCGCCTGAGGCCCCCCGGCGCTCACCGGGCTGCCCCCTCGGAAGCCCCGGTCCCGTCCGAATCCAGCCTGCGGCCGACCAGCATCAGGAAGACGTCTTCCAGCGTCGGTTCGGGTTTGTGGAGTTCGAGCACGCGGGATCCGGCCGCCTCCAGGGCGGCCAGCACGCTGCCGACCCCGGAGTCGTCGGAGAGCTGCATCATGAGTTCCACGGTGGCGTCAGACGCCCGCACCCGCGCCGCCACTCGCCGTACCGCCGGGTGGCGGCCCAGCAGCTCCTCGATGGGGTGCCGCCCGTCCGGAGCGGCGAGGCCACCGCCGGCCGCCACCCGTACCGGCGGAGTGGTGCGGAGCCTCAGCATCACGTCGCCGCCCAGCATGCGCTTCAAAGCAGCGGGCGCGTCGCACGCCACGATGCGCCCGTGGTCGATGACCGCCACCCGGTCGCACAGCTCGTCGGCCTCCAGCATGTAGTGGGTGGTCAGGAGCACCGTGCGCCCCGGGCGCTCCCCGACCCATTCCCGGACAAAGCGCCGGATTGTTCGGGCAACGTCCACGTCCAGCCCCAGCGTGGGCTCGTCCAGGAAGAGCACCTGCGGGTCGCTGATGAAGCCCCTTGCCACGTTGAGCCGCTGCCGGTAACCGGTGGAGAGCCGGTTCATCTTGGTGTCCCGGTACTCCCACAGCCCGAAGGCCTGCAGCAGCCGATCGGCCCGCCGCCTGGCCTCGGGTACCGGAATGCCGTACAGCTGCGAGAACAGCCAGAGGTTCTCCCGGACCGTGAGGATGCCGTAGCCGGAGACCTCCCCGCCCGACACCATGCCGATGCGCTCGCGGACCGCCGCCGGCTCACTCGCCACGTCGAACCCCTGCACCCGCGCCTCACCGGACGTGGGCAACAGGAGCGTGGCGAGGATCTTGATGAGCGTCGTCTTCCCTGCCCCGTTGGGGCCGAGAAGCCCGAAGATCTCGCCGTCGTTCACCTCGAGCGAGACGCTGTCCAGCGCGACGATGTGGGAGATCGCCTCCGAGCCCCTCCTGGCGCGGCCCAACACCCGCCTGGCCCACGACCGGCGACCGCCTTCGCTCATCCGCACGAAGACCCGGGTGAGCGCCCGCGCCTCAACAGCGAGCGCGCCCCCGGAGCCGGGGCTGACCGACACCCGCCTCCCGCCCCTCCAAAACCCCGGACCGGCCGCTGGCCGGCGAGGGCAAGACGAACCTCTGGGTCTCGTTCTGCGCAGGGACCACCTGCCCCTTCTCAAGCTCTTGCGCCCCGGGCACCCCGGTGGCATGCTTAGTTGAGCGCCATGGAGGGGGCTACCGACACCGTTGACGCGCTACCGCCGGTTCGTGGCGCCGCGCCGGCTGGGCGCCGCCGACCTGGCCGTCGCGCTGTTCGTCTTTGCCGTGCTGTACGCGCTGGTCCGCCTGGGGCCCGCCCTGCAGGCCCCCATCAGCGCGGCCGCGCCCGAAGCCATCTCGCTCGACCCGCGCTTTCTCCCCTACTACGCGGGCCGGTCACTTTTCCGCATGGTGGCAGCATTTGCCGCTTCGGTGATCTTCTCCCTGGCTTACGGCTACGCGGCGGCCAGGATCAGGGGCGCCGAACGGCTGCTGATCCCCCTGCTGGACATTCTGCAATCGGTGCCGGTGTTGGGGTTTTTGTCGGTGAGCCTGACAGCTCTCATGGGGCTTTTCCCCGGCCGCATCATCGGGCTCGAGCTGGCTTCCATCTTCGCCATCTTCACGAGCCAGGTGTGGAACCTTACGTTCGCCTTCTACCACGCCCTCAAGGCAGTGCCGGGCGAACTGCAGCTGGCGGCCCGGGTCTTTCGTCTCAACGGGTGGCAGCGCTTCACCCGCCTCGAACTCCCTTCTTCCATGATCAGCCTGGTCTGGAACGGCATGATGTCGTTCGGGGGCGGCTGGTTCTTCCTGGCAGCGAGTGAAGCCATCACCGTGCTCAACCGCCGCCTGATGCTACCCGGCCTCGGCAGCTACCTCGCCGTCGCGCTCGGACAGGCCAACTGGCGGGCCGTCCTGTGGGCCATTGCCACCATGGCTGCCGTCATCCTTCTGCTGGACCGGCTCTTCTGGGGGCCCGTTGTCGCGTGGGCAGAGAAGTTCAAGCTCGACCAAACCCCTTCGGCCGCGCCCGTCCAGTCTGCCGTGCTCACGTTGCTGCGCCGTTCGGTGCTGCTGGATGCCCTGGAGCGGTGGATTGTCCGGTTGACCGAGCCGGCCGCCGATGCCCTGAGCCGGTGGCGGGCACAGAGAAACCGGCTGCCCCGGCCCGCTGTGCCATCCCGGCACTCCTGGCTCGCCCCGGCCCTGCGAGCAGCGGCGCTGGCAGGTGCGGGAGCCTGGGCGGCCCGATACGGCTGGATGGGCCTGCGGCTGGTCGGGTCGCTTGGGCCGGCGGAACTCTCGCGCGTGGCCGGCCTGGGCACCCTGACCCTCCTGAGGGTGGTGGCGGCGGTGGTGCTGGGAGCGCTGTGGACGGTGCCCGTCGGCGTCGCCATCGGGCTGAACCCCCGCCTGGCCGGCCTCGGACAGTCGCTCGCACAGCTCGCGGCGGCGTTCCCGGCCAACATGCTCTTCCCGTTCGTGGGCGTTTTGTACTTGCGCTTTCACGTCAACTTCGAATTGGGCGCCATCCTGCTGATGATGCTCGGCACACAGTGGTACATCCTGTTCAACGTGATTGCCGGTGCAAGCGCCCTGCCGGCGGAATTGCGTGACGCCGCCTCCGTATTTCGGCTTCGCGGGTGGGCGCGGTGGCGCCAGGTCATCCTGCCCGCCATCTTCCCGGCGCTGGTCACCGGGGGCCTGACGGCTGCCGGCGGGGCCTGGAACGCCAGCATCGTGGCGGAGGTCGTCACCTGGGGCGCATACCGGCTTTCCGCGACGGGTCTGGGCGCCTACATCACCCATGCGACACAAGCAGGCGACCGGGCCGGCATCGTGTGGAGCATTACGGGCATGGCGCTGTTCGTGGTCGCGCTGAACCGGCTCGTGTGGCGGAGGCTCCTCGAAGTCGCGGAGACGCGATTCGCTCTTGAGTGAGAGCACGGGACGGTGAAGGCCGATGGCCGTCGCAAGTGAGGCAAAGACCATCATCGAAGTCCGGCACGTCACCCGGGCCTTTCCGCTCCCCGGCGGAGGCCAGATGACCGTGTTGGAGGATATCGACCTGAAGCTGTACGAGGGGGAGTTCCTGGCGATCTTGGGGCCCAGCGGATCGGGGAAGTCAACGCTGTTACGTATCATCACCGGACTGGTTCCCCCGACGTCCGGGCAGGTGCTTTACCGCGGGCGTGACATGAGGGACGCCGAAGCGAGCGTGGCGATGGTCTTCCAGAGCTTTGCGCTCTACCCGTGGCTTACCGTGCAGCAGAACGTCGAACTCGGGCTGGAAGCCCGCGGCGTGCCCCGGGTCCAACGCCAGAAGCGGGCGCTTGCGGCCATCGACCTGGTGGGCCTCGATGGGTTCGAGCATGCGTTTCCCCGGGAGCTCTCCGGGGGCATGAAGCAGAGAGTGGGCCTGGCCCGGGCTTTGGTGGTCGAGCCAGACGTCCTGGTGATGGACGAGCCTTTCTCCGGCCTTGACGTGCTCACGGCGGAGAGCCTGCGCAGCGACTTGCTGGAACTCTGGCTCGACCGGCGCATCCCTACCTGCGCCATCGTCCTGGTCACGCACAGCATTGAAGAGGCGGTCTTCATGGCCGGCCGGGCCGTCGTGCTCTCGCGGGACCCTGCTCGGGCGGTGGCCGAGGTGTCCATCGAGTTGCCGCACCGGCGGAACCGGGACGCCCCCGGCTTCAAGGCGCTGGTCGACCACATCTACTCCCTGCTCACCACGCCCCGCCGTGACGATCAGAGGCGAGCCGCAGCCCTACCTGGCGAGGTATCGGCCCGCCTTGAAGCGCCGGTGGTTGCCGGGGCCGCGCACGCGCCATCTGCCCTGCACGCGCCCGCCACCACCTTGCGGAGCCGGCGGCTGCCCTCGGCTCGGGCCGGCGCTCTCAACGGCTTCATCGAGCTTCTGGAGGAGGCGGGCGGGCGGGTGGACCTCTTCGAACTCGGCGCACGGCTGCACCTCGACCTGGAGGATCTGCTGCCCATTGTGGACGCCTGCGAGCTCCTGGGCCTGTGCCGGGTCACCCCCGGGGATGTGGAACTCACCCCTGAAGGGATGCGCTACGCAGCAGCTGGCGTCACCGAGCGCAAGGAACTTTTCCGGCGCCAGGCGCTGGCGTGCGTGCCCGAACTGGAACGGCTACTGGCAGTGCTGCGGTCCAAGGCCGACCACCGAATGCCCCGCGAGTTCTTCCTTGACATCCTGGAACACCGCTACGGGACCCAGGAGGCCCAGCGCCAGCTCGACACCCTCATGGACTGGGGCCGATACGCGGAACTCTTCGCCTACGACGAAGCTTCTCGCATGCTCTTCCTGGAAAACGACACCGGCGCCACCTTCGATGGCAGCACCGGTGCCAGATAGAGTCTCTTCGCCAGCGCCACCCCCCCCCCAGCGTCAGGCCGCGGCGACGGGCGAAGCCGCCTGATGCCGCCTCAGGCTGTCTACCACGCGCTCAAGGGCAAGGGCGAACGCTGCGAGCCGAAGGTCCACTTTCAGCGACTCGGCCTTCTCGCAGACGGCGTCGATGGCGCGCACCATGATCTCCTCGAGGCGTTCACTCACCTCGCCGACGCTCCAGACCTCGCCGCGCAGGTTTTGCACCCACTCGAAGTACGAGACCGCCACGCCGCCTGCGTTGGCCAGGATGTCCGGCACCACCACGACCCCCCGTTCCACAAGGCGGTGGTGCGCCTGAAGGGTGGTGGGGCCGTTCGCCCCCTCGACCACCATCCGGGCCCGGATCCGGTCGGCGTTGGCTGAGGTGATCTGGTTTTCGATGGCAGCGGGGATCAGCACGTCCACGTCCAGCGCCAGCAGGTCCGCGTTGGTCAGATGCTGCACGCCGGGCGATGCGTAGCTGGCAAGCAGCCCGCCGGAGGCCTGGAGGTGGCGCTCCACCTCGTCGAGGTCAAGCCCGCCGGGCTTGCGGATGGCTCCGGAGACGTCGCTGATGGCCTCGATGACGAGCCCCTGTTCGGCGAGCAGCCTGGCCGCCCACCGGCCGACGTTACCGAAGCCCTGCACCGCCACCCGAGTCTTCCTCGGATCCCAGCCCAGGCGCTGCAGCATCCGGCGCGCCGCGATGGCCACGCCGCGGCCCGTCGCCTCGCGGCGGCCAGCGGTGCCGCCGATGGCCACCGGCTTGCCCGTCACGATCGCGGGAACGGGCCGCCCCAGCGCCACGCTGGCCGTGTCCATGATCCAGGCCATGACCTGTTCGTTGGTGTTGACGTCCGGCGCGGGGATGTCGACCTGGGGGCCCCAGTTGGGCAGCATCATGAGCGTGTAGGCGCGGGTGAGGCGCTCCAGTTCTCCCCGGGATAGCTCCGAGGGATCAACCTCGATGCCGCCCTTGGCCCCCCCGAAGGGTACGTCCACGACGGCGCACTTCCAGGTCATCAGCGCGGCCAGCGCCCTGACCTCGTCCAGCCCCACGTCCGGGTGGTAGCGGATGCCCCCCTTGTACGGTCCCCTTGCGTTGCAGTGCTGGACGCGGTAACCCCGGAAGACGCGCCACCGGCCGCTGTCCATCATGACGGGCACCGAGACCGAGATCTCCCGGTCGGGTACCGAGAGGCGGGCCGCGAAGTCCAACCGGAGGTTGACGAGTTCGGCGGCCTGCCGGACCATCGAATCGGCCAGCCCGACCAGACCTGTGTCTGCCGCCAGCTGGCCGCTTGTCTGTCGCCGGGAAAGTCCGTCGCGAAGCCTGACGTCCTCTGCCAAGGCCTCAACCCCGCCCTTCCACGCCCGCTCCGCGCATATTGTACCCCGTATACACCATACGGCGGTACGAGCGCTCCCGGACGCCCGGCGGCCCGCGCCAGCCTGTACCGCAATTGGCGCACCTTTTCTCGCGGTATGCTCCCGCTTGCTTGCGCGAGCTTCGGCTTACGCTGGCTTGCGATCGGTGCCGGTGTGGCCCCCGTCCCGCCCCGGCAGCGCCCACTCCCTGGCGCGGCGGATCTCCAGGGCGTAGTCGTCTTCCTGCTCGACGGGCGTCTCGATGACCATGGGGCGTTCCTGGAAAAACGGATGGCGCACCAGCTCCCGGAGAAGCTCCCCCATCTGGCCCCTCCCCAGAAGCTCGTGGCGATCCAGGTGATCGCCCGCTCCTCCCTTGGAGTCATTGAGGTGCACCACTTCCAGGCGTGAGGCGAACTCCGGCCGGCTCACCTCTGCCACGAAGCGGTCGAACTTCTCTGGCTGCAGGAACCCCGAAGCAAAGGCGTGACAGCTGTCCAGGCAAAACCCGACGCGCTCTTTCGCTCCAAGCGCCTCGTGAATGGCCAGAAGCTCGTCCACGCTTCTGCCAAGCTCGCTCCCCTGCCCGGCCGTGTTCTCCAACAGCAGCCTGCACTTCCCCGAAAAGCGCGCCATCACCTCATCCACGGCCTCCACCATCCGCCGCACGCCGGCCTGTTCCCCCTCGCCCAGGTGCTTTCCGCAGTGCACCACGAGCCACGGGGTGCCGAAGGCCTCGCAGATCTCGAGCTCGTTGACGATGGAGGCGATGGTGGTCTCCCGCAGGGTGGGGTCGGCGGTGGAGAGGTTGGTGACGTAAGCCGAGTGCGCCACCGTCAGGACGCTTGCCCGGCGCGCCGCCTCTCCCTCCCGGGCCCAGCTCTGGCGATCCACCGGCTTGATGCGGTAACTCCTGGGGTTCTTGGGAAAGTACTGGAACACGTCCGCCCCGAGCCTGACCGCGTTTTCGACGGTCCGTGCAAATCCCCGTGCCGTGCTCAGGTGGCAGCCGATCATCATGCCCCAAGCCGCCTCCTTACCCTCCACCAGGCCCGCGCCGCGCCCGCTCTATCATGGGCTCCCCCAAGCGCTCAGGTCAATGATGGCGAGTTCGGGGGGACAGCGCAGGCGCAGGGGAACGCCGATGGTACCCACACCCCGGTTCACGTAGAGCCACACCCTGCCGGTTCGGAACAGGCCCCGCACGAAGCGATGGTGGTGCATCCAGCGCGCCCAGACCGGGCCGAGAAGGGGCAGGTCGATCTGGCCTCCGTGGGTATCCCCCACGATGACCAGGGCCCCGTCCATGGCAGAGGGGTTGTGCTCGATAACGTGGTAGGTGTGGGCAGCCACCACTTCCATCGCCGGACGTCTGGCGCCGACGCCTCCCGCTGTTTGTGACGGGTCCGGTTGACCCCTCATCCAGATGCCCGAAGGCTCGTCCCACCGGGCGTGCAGGAGCGGCGGGAGGTCCGTCGCCTGCGTGTAGCGGTCGTACCCGAGATCGGGGGTATCGACGCCGACGAGGCGGACGGTGCCCGCCGGGGATTCCAGCACCACGTGCCGGTTGACCAGCACCCACACCCCGGCCTCTTCCAGAGCCCGCCAGAGCGCGAGGAGGCGCTCCGGGCGTTCGTGGTCGTGGTTGCCCCAGACGACGGCCACCTGGACCCGCCGCGCCAGTTCCAGCACGTACCCGAGCGGCGCGCCGGGCCGTGACGCCCTGTCCATGAAGTCGCCGGTAACGATGGCCAGGTGCGCCCCGAGGGCCTCGGTGCAGCGCAGCGCGTCCCGGTGCGAGCGCCCCGGGCGCCGGTGCAGGTGCAGGTCCGTGAGGTGGGCCAGCCGCATGGTACGGCCCGGCCTTTCGAGGACGCTGCTCGACGCCTGCCTGCCGCGGCAGGCCGCGGCTCCGGCTGGCAGGGTCGCCCGTCGGTCGAGGGCCAGGCCTTCGCGTTGTACGTGGAAGCGCAGGTACTCGATCTGCAGCCGGCCCGCCTCGAGCGCACCCCATGCGAGCGCGGCGCCCGCGGCCGCAGCGACTCCGGCGCCGCCCGCAATCCAGGCGGCCGGCGCAAAGGCGCTCAACTCCGGGCCGACACCCCGGCCAGGCCTTTGGCGGGACGGCCCTTCCACCACTGAAGCGCGGCGACGGTGGCCAGCATCGTCCCTCCTGCCAGATCGGTTACGAGGCCGGGGTCGATCATCATGACCCCTCCTGCGGCCAGAAGCACCCGTGCCCAGACGGCAAGCGAAGTGCGCATGTAGCCGCCGAGCGCTACGGCCACGCCGAACATGCCGGCCAGGGACGTGGCCAGCACGTGCACGGCCCGCCACACCGTGACATCCTGCATCAGAAGCACCGGCGAAAAGACGAACATGTACGGCACCAGAAACGCTCCGATGGCCAGCCGCGTCCCGGTGACCCCCGTTTTCATGGGGTTGCTCCCGGCGATGCCCGAGCCCGCGTAGGCCGCCAGCGCCACCGGGGGCGTGATGTCCGCGACGACGCCGTAGTAGAAGACGAACATGTGCGCCGAAAGGAGCGGCACGCCCAGCCGCAACAGCGCCGGTGCCGCGATGGTGGACGTGATGACGTAGTTGGCCGTGGTGGGCACGCCCATCCCCAGCACCAGGGAGGTGACCATCGCCGCCAGCATCGTCAACAGCAGGTTGCCCTGCGCCAGATCCACCAATCCGCTCGCCAGCTTGAGCCCCAGGCCCGTCAGCGTGACGACCCCGATGATGATCCCCGCCGCCGCCGTCGCCATGACCACCCCGAGGGCGCTGCGGGCGCCCTGTTCCAGGGCTTCCACGATCTCCCGCCAATTCATGCGTGTCGACGGGTGGATCGTGGCGGCCCCGACCGCCAGCAGGATGCCGTAGAAGGCCGCCTTCATGGGCGTGCTGCCCTCGACCAGCAGCCAGATGATGCCGACCAGCGGCAAGAACAGGTGGCCACGGCTCCTCAGGACGCTCCACAGCCCCGGTAGCTGATCCCTCGGGATTCCCTTCAGCCCCAGGCGCCTGGCCTCGTAGTGCACGGCGATGAAGATGCCGCTGAAGTACAGGATGGCGGGGATCACCGCGGCCTTCGCCACCTCGATGTACGGAATGCCGGTGAACTCCGCCATGAGGAAGGCCGCCGCTCCCATGATGGGCGGCATGATCTGGCCGCCGGTCGAGGCCGCCGCCTCCACGGCCGCAGCGAACTCCGGCCGGTAGCCCAGCCGCTTCATCATGGGAATGGTGAAGCTCCCCGACCCCACCGTGTTGGCCACCGAGCTGCCCGAGATGGTGCCCTCCAGGGCGCTGGTGATGACCGCCACTTTCGCCGGCCCGCCGGCCGCGAAACCTGCCACCGCGTTCGCCAGGTCGATGAAGAAGCGGCCGAGCCCGGTCTTTCCCACAAACGCGCCAAACAGGATGAACAGGAAGATGAACGTGGACGAGACGCCCAGCGGGATCCCGAAGATGCCCTCCGTGGTGAAGTAAAGGTGGTTGGCCACCTGGGAGAGCGAAAAGCCGCGGTGGGCCAGGAAGCCCGGCATGCTCCGCCCCACCAGCGCGTACACGACGAAGGCGGCCGCGATGATGACGATGGGCAGCCCCGCCACCCGGCGCGTGGCCTCCAGCACCAGCAGCACCGCCGCCGTCGCCACCAGAAGGTCGGCGCGCGTCGGCAGTCCCGCCCGCATGACGATCTGCTCGTAGAAGATCACGAGGTACAGTGATACGCCCGCCGCCACCACCGCGAGCGCCAGATCCCACCACGCAATCCGGGACTCCCGGCGGCGCCGGGCAGGAAACAGCAGAAACACCAGGCTCATCCCAAAGGCAAGGTGGACCGCGCGCTGGATGCGCGCCTCGAACACCCCGAACGCGGCCGTGTAAAGCTGGAAGACGGAAAAGGCGATGGCCAGAAGCGCCACCAGCCGCCCCGCCGCGCCCGCGAGCCGCCGGTAGCCCGACTCGATGTCAAATCGGGCCATCAACTCCTCGACGTTAACCTGGTCCGGCGGCCCACCCCCATTCTCCGGGCGGTCAGTTGTGCTGCTGGCCATCTACGCTACCCCCGTCCTCGCTGCCGCAGGACAGGACTGCGGCCTTGCAGTCGAAAGCCACCAACTCAACGGCCGTCCCGTCGGGCACCGCTCCGCTCAGGTCAAGCCAGTACCCGCCCGCCTCCAGCGAGTGCTCCGTCATCCGGCTCACCCTGAAGACGAGCCTCGGGATGGACCGTTCGAGGGCCATCACCACAACCGGCCCCTGCGGCTGCAACTCAAGTTTGCCATCCGTTGGAAGTCCCGCGCCGAACGAGAGATACTCGGTGCGGTAAAGCGTAAACCCCCCCGCCCCCTGCCGTACGAGAAAGCGCTCCACGACCAGGGTCTTCTCCACGGAATGGCGGAACGTCACCGCGAACTCAGGCTCCTCGAGGCCCACCTCGAACAGGGCATGCCCGGCAGGATAGACCCTCACCTGCAGGCAGAGCGCGGCACCACCCGGCGCGCCCCGTGCGCCCGCCGTCCCCTCCCCCTCCGGCAGCGCCTGGCCCGCCGCCGGCCCAACCGCGGTCCCCGAGGCGGCGAGCGCCGCGACCACGGCCATCGCGGCCCGAGCGAGTAACCTGAAAGGGCCGGGGCGCATGCCTGACGTGCCAGGAGCCGCCCCGGCCCTGCTCACCCGGCCTCTTTGCGGCTTTTGACGGTTACCTGCCCAGCTCCTGATAGAATCGTTCCGCCCCCGGGTGAAGCGGGATGGACATGCCGTCTTTCGCGGTCTTCTCGCCTATGTCCTTGCCCCTAGCGTGGGCCTGCGCCAGCCGCGGCAAGTTGGCGAAGAGCGCCCGGGTGAGGTTGTAGACCAGGTCCTCCGGCAGGTCCGCCCGGGCCACCAGCATGGCCTTGACGGCCACGGTCGTGACGTCCTGCGCATGGCCGCGGTACGTGCCAGCCGGCACCACGACCTGGGTGTAGAAGGGGTAGCGAGCCTCCAACTGGGCCGATATCTCTCCCGTGATGGGAACGATCACGACGTCCTTCTGGACGGCGATGTCCTGGATGGCCGCGGTGGGAATCCCCGCGGTCACGAACGCCGCGTCGATGTGCCCGTCACGCAAATTGGCGGACGCCTCGGCGAAGGAAAGGTACCGGGCCTGAAGATCCTTGTACGTCAGGCCAGCGGCCGCGAGGATCTGCCGGGCGTTGAGCTCCGTGCCGCTCCCGATGTCACCCACCGCCACCCGCTTGCCCTTCAAGTCGGCCACCGAGCGGATGTTGGCCTGCTTGAGAGCCACAAGCTGGACGACCTCGGGATACAGCGTGGCAACGCCCCGCAGCCTCTCCACCTTGCGCCCGTCGAACATCTCAATCCCGTTGGCGGCGTAATAGGCGATGTCGTTTTGAATGAAGGCGAGCTCCACCTGGCCCTGAGCCAGGAAGTTCACGTTGGCCACCGAGGCCCCCGTGGCCTGCACCGAGGCGTTGACCCCGGGCACGCTCTGGTTGAAGATCTCCGCCAGGGCACCGCCCAGCGGGTAATAAACGCCCGCCGTCCCGCCCGTAGCAATCGTTACAAACTGTGCAGCCTGCACGCCGCCGGCCAACGCCAAGACCAGTAACGCCACAAGCCCGACCGGTCCGAAAAACCTTGCTGCTTTCATGATCACGTCTTCCTGTTCTCCCTCCCGTCTCTCGCCATGGAGTGAAGCCGCTTTCGAAAAAAACCTCCCTCACACGGCCAACCTGCGAAGCATTTCGATCTGCACGAAGGCGACTCCTCCCACGCAGGGAGCAGAGGAAAGGCCTCCCGGTGGCGTATCTTGTGTTGCGGGAAAGGCAGAGAAAGCGAGAATGAGCCGGGCTTTCATCACGGGCGCGCAGGCCATCGTCCAGGGCGCCGTGGACAGCGGTTGCGACTTCTATGCAGGCTATCCGATCACCCCCGCCACCCCCATCCTCCTCGGCATGGTTCGGGCGCTGCCGCCCCGGGGCGGGATTGCCATCCAGGCCGAGGACGAGATCGCGGCCATCGGTTTTTGCATCGGCGCCGCCATGACGAACCGGCGCGCCATGACCGCCACCAGCGGGCCGGGGATGAGCCTTTACAGCGAAAACATCGGCTTCGCCATCATGGCCGAGGTGCCCCTGGTGATCGTGGACGTTCAGCGGATGGGCCCCGCCACCGGCGGCGCGACCACCCCGGCCCAGGGCGACCTTCAGTTCGTACGCTGGGGCACCTCGGGCGGCTTCCCCGTCGTGGCGCTGGCCCCCGAAAACGCCGAACAGTGCTACCGGCTGACCGTGAAAGCCTTTGAGCTGGCGGAACGGCTGCGAGCCCCGGTCTTTCTGCTGGCGGACAAGGAAGTGGTGATGACGGCGGAGACGGTGGATCCGGAGCGGCTCAAGTCCGCCGGCCCGGTGACGCCCCGCCGCACGGCACCGCCCGAGGGACCGTACCTCTCGTA contains:
- a CDS encoding pyruvate flavodoxin/ferredoxin oxidoreductase; translated protein: MSRAFITGAQAIVQGAVDSGCDFYAGYPITPATPILLGMVRALPPRGGIAIQAEDEIAAIGFCIGAAMTNRRAMTATSGPGMSLYSENIGFAIMAEVPLVIVDVQRMGPATGGATTPAQGDLQFVRWGTSGGFPVVALAPENAEQCYRLTVKAFELAERLRAPVFLLADKEVVMTAETVDPERLKSAGPVTPRRTAPPEGPYLSYGFDRPEDVPAFSPFGGPHVVRVNTSTHDEGGYLTKDPAKVERLNRHLVAKIEAAAPDVEDVALDLQEGADTLVVSYGVSARSAADAVREARRLGRAVSLAVVHSVWPFPKAAITRALAGVLHLVVAELNFGQLRLEVERVVEAGQRVTGVHRVDGELITPGAILQAILQQA
- a CDS encoding TAXI family TRAP transporter solute-binding subunit, whose protein sequence is MKAARFFGPVGLVALLVLALAGGVQAAQFVTIATGGTAGVYYPLGGALAEIFNQSVPGVNASVQATGASVANVNFLAQGQVELAFIQNDIAYYAANGIEMFDGRKVERLRGVATLYPEVVQLVALKQANIRSVADLKGKRVAVGDIGSGTELNARQILAAAGLTYKDLQARYLSFAEASANLRDGHIDAAFVTAGIPTAAIQDIAVQKDVVIVPITGEISAQLEARYPFYTQVVVPAGTYRGHAQDVTTVAVKAMLVARADLPEDLVYNLTRALFANLPRLAQAHARGKDIGEKTAKDGMSIPLHPGAERFYQELGR